In Elephas maximus indicus isolate mEleMax1 chromosome 15, mEleMax1 primary haplotype, whole genome shotgun sequence, the following are encoded in one genomic region:
- the RBM12B gene encoding RNA-binding protein 12B, which translates to MAVVIRLLGLPFIAGPVDIRHFFKGLTIPDGGVHIIGGEVGEAFIIFATDEDARRAISRSGGLIKDSYVELFLSSKAEMQKTIEMKRTDRTGRERPESGGSGAGSLSNFAGAVKEEASNSEYQDAEFHTNGTGRGDLKPRSTRPARAKNPYLFLRGLPYLVNEDDVRVFFAGLCVDGVIFLKLHDGRNNGDAIVKFASCIDASGGLKCHRSFMGSRFIEVMQSSEQQWIHCGGKQDDVPMRTEEHSPARGINDRHSRKRSHSKSPRRTRSRSPVGHYVHLKNLSLGISKRDLKSFFRDTDLSNEQITFLYKNEKRTRYALVMFKTLKDFYTALALHKTIIQYRPIHIDPISRKRVLRLMEYYETKRPGSVEKERPGHVSQKYSEEGYSGQKVCIYIRNFPFDVTKVEVQKFFADFSLEEDDIYLLYDGKGVGLGEALVKFRSEEQAVKAERLNRRRFLGTEVLLRLISEAQMQEFGVNFSLMSSEKMQDHSQPHDRDDHSHSFDSKEPQVYSVGTSENFRHQLEDVKKLDNFKHPQGDFRQSDRRPPEDFRHSPEDFRRPPEDFRHSPEDFRHPQEEHFRRPPEEDFRHPREEEWRRPPEEDWRRPLKEDFRRPPKEDWRQPPEGDFRRPPDEDWRRPPEEDFRRPPQGDWRRPPEGDFRRPPEEDFRRPPDEEDWRRPPEEDFRHSPEEDFRRSPQEHFRRPPQEHFRRPPQEHFRRLPQEHFRRPSQEHFRRPPQEHYRRPHQEHFRRPPQEHFRRPPQEHFKRPREEDFRHPPDEDFRGPPDEDFRHLPDEDFRSPREEDFRCPSDEDFRQLPEEDFRGALEEDPRLSDNFRPAGEQFRSPPDDFRGHHRPFVSFGRPEGGKFDFGKRNMGDFPEGRFMPDPKLNCGSDRVTPIKIMNLPFKANVNEILDFFHGYKVIPDSVSIQYNEKGLPIGEAIVTMINYNEAVAAIKDLNDRPVGPRKVKLILL; encoded by the coding sequence ATGGCTGTAGTCATCCGTTTACTGGGGCTTCCTTTTATTGCGGGGCCTGTGGATATTCGTCACTTCTTCAAGGGATTGACTATTCCTGATGGAGGAGTGCATATAATTGGAGGGGAAGTTGGGGaggcttttattatttttgccaCAGATGAAGATGCAAGACGTGCCATAAGTCGTTCAGGAGGGCTTATCAAGGATTCATATGTAGAGCTCTTTCTTAGTAGCAAGGCGGAAATGCAGAAGACGATAGAAATGAAAAGAACTGATCGCACAGGAAGAGAGCGACCAGAATCTGGGGGATCAGGGGCTGGCAGCCTATCTAATTTTGCTGGGGCTGTTAAGGAAGAAGCAAGTAATTCTGAATATCAAGATGCCGAGTTTCACACCAATGGTACAGGACGTGGTGATTTAAAGCCAAGAAGCACAAGGCCAGCGAGAGCCAAAAATCCTTACTTATTTCTACGGGGTTTGCCTTACTTAGTAAATGAAGATGATGTTCGTGTTTTTTTTGCTGGTTTGTGTGTGGATGGagtaattttcttaaaacttcacGATGGCCGAAATAATGGTGATGCCATAGTAAAATTTGCTTCGTGTATTGATGCTTCAGGAGGTCTTAAATGTCATAGAAGTTTTATGGGTTCAAGATTTATAGAAGTAATGCAAAGCTCAGAACAACAGTGGATTCATTGTGGTGGTAAGCAGGATGACGTTCCAATGAGAACTGAAGAACATTCTCCAGCAAGAGGAATCAATGATAGACATTCTCGAAAACGGTCTCATTCAAAATCTCCTAGAAGAACACGTTCTCGTTCCCCTGTTGGACAttatgttcatttaaaaaatctgtCTCTAGGTATTagcaaaagagatttaaaaagttTCTTCAGAGATACTGATCTGAGTAATGAACAgattacatttttatataaaaatgaaaagagaacaaGATACGCCTTGGTGATGTTCAAGACTTTGAAAGACTTTTATACTGCTCTGGCTTTACATAAGACTATCATACAGTATCGTCCAATTCATATTGATCCAATTTCTAGAAAAAGAGTGCTGAGGTTAATGGAATATTATGAAACGAAAAGACCAGGGTCGGTAGAGAAAGAGAGGCCTGGACATGTTTCACAAAAATATTCTGAAGAAGGCTACTCTGGCCAGaaggtatgcatatatataagaAATTTTCCATTCGATGTCACAAAAGTTGAAGTACAAAAGTTCTTTGCAGACTTTTCTCTTGAGGAGGATGACATTTACTTGCTTTATGATGGCAAGGGAGTTGGTTTGGGAGAAGCACTGGTAAAATTTAGATCAGAAGAACAAGCCGTGAAAGCTGAACGTTTAAACCGGCGAAGATTCTTGGGGACAGAGGTATTGTTAAGACTTATATCTGAGGCACAAATGCAGGAGTTTGGTGTAAATTTTTCCTTGATGTCCAGTGAGAAAATGCAAGACCATTCACAGCCACATGATAGAGATGACCATTCCCATTCATTTGACTCAAAAGAGCCACAAGTATACTCAGTTGGCACTTCTGAAAACTTCAGGCATCAGCTAGAGGATGTGAAGAAGTTGGACAATTTTAAGCATCCCCAGGGAGATTTCAGACAGTCTGATAGGCGCCCTCCAGAAGACTTCAGGCACTCTCCAGAGGACTTCAGGCGCCCTCCAGAGGACTTCAGGCACTCTCCGGAAGACTTCAGGCACCCTCAGGAGGAGCATTTCAGGCGGCCTCCTGAGGAGGACTTCAGGCACCCTAGGGAGGAAGAATGGAGACGGCCTCCTGAAGAGGATTGGAGGCGACCACTCAAGGAGGATTTCAGGCGGCCTCCCAAGGAGGACTGGAGGCAGCCTCCTGAGGGAGACTTTAGGCGACCACCTGATGAGGATTGGAGGCGACCACCTGAAGAGGACTTCAGGCGGCCTCCCCAGGGGGACTGGAGGCGACCACCTGAAGGAGACTTCAGACGGCCTCCTGAGGAGGACTTCAGGCGGCCCCCTGATGAGGAGGACTGGAGGCGGCCCCCCGAGGAGGACTTCAGGCATTCTCCTGAGGAAGACTTTAGACGGTCACCCCAGGAGCATTTCAGGCGGCCACCTCAGGAACACTTCCGGCGGCCGCCCCAGGAGCATTTCAGACGGCTGCCCCAGGAACACTTCCGGCGGCCATCCCAGGAGCATTTCAGGCGGCCGCCCCAGGAGCACTACCGGCGCCCACACCAGGAGCACTTCCGGCGGCCACCCCAGGAGCATTTCCGGCGGCCACCCCAGGAGCACTTCAAGCGGCCCCGAGAGGAAGATTTCAGGCACCCACCAGATGAAGACTTCAGGGGCCCTCCGGATGAAGACTTTAGGCACCTTCCTGATGAGGACTTCAGGAGCCCCCGAGAGGAAGACTTTAGATGCCCTTCTGATGAGGACTTCAGGCAGCTCCCTGAGGAGGACTTCAGGGGAGCTCTGGAAGAGGACCCCAGACTTTCTGATAATTTTAGACCTGCTGGTGAGCAGTTTAGGAGTCCACCTGATGATTTTAGAGGTCATCATCGCCCTTTTGTGAGTTTTGGTCGCCCAGAAGGTGGCAAGTTTGATTTTGGAAAGCGTAATATGGGGGATTTTCCTGAGGGGAGATTTATGCCTGATCCAAAACTAAATTGTGGTTCAGATAGAGTAACTCCTATTAAGATAATGAATCTTCCATTTAAAGCTAATGTAAATGAAATTTTAGACTTTTTTCATGGTTATAAAGTCATACCGGATTCCGTTTCAATACAGTATAATGAGAAAGGATTACCTATAGGGGAAGCCATTGTTACAATGATAAACTATAATGAAGCTGTGGCTGCTATTAAAGATCTAAATGATAGGCCAGTTGGGCCACGCAAAGTGAAGTTAATTTTGCTCTAG
- the CIBAR1 gene encoding CBY1-interacting BAR domain-containing protein 1 isoform X2, with the protein MLRRSLENRDAQTRQLQDAVTNVEKHFGELCQIFAAYVRKTARLRDKADLLVNEINVYASTETPHLKQGLKNFADEFAKLQDYRQAEVERLEAKVVEPLKAYGTIVKMKRDDLKATLTARNREAKQLTQLERTRQRNPSDRHVIVSFEFWFFKVCCKAETELQRATMDATRTTRHLEETIDNFEKQKIKDIKVFRNSLYPPDYSSRLDIVRANSKSPLQRSLSAKCVSGTGQVSTCRLRKDQQADDDDDEELDITEEEN; encoded by the exons ATGTTGAGGCGCAGCTTGGAAAACCG GGACGCTCAGACCAGACAACTGCAAGATGCTGTCACGAATGTGGAGAAGCATTTTGGAGAACTGTGCCAAATCTTTGCTGCTTACGTGCGGAAAACTGCCCGACTGAGAGACAAAGCAGACCTCCTGGTGAATGAAATCAACGTGTATGCCTCCACAGAGACCCCACATTTAAAGCAAGGCCTGAAAAACTTTGCTGATGAGTTTGCCAAACTTCAGGATTATCGCCAAGCAGAG GTTGAAAGACTTGAAGCCAAAGTAGTTGAACCTTTGAAAGCTTATGGAACCATTGTAAAAATGAAGCGG GATGACCTCAAAGCAACATTAACAGCAAGGAATCGAGAAGCTAAGCAGTTAACCCAGTTAGAAAGGACACGGCAGAGAAACCCATCTGATCGACACGTTATTGTATCCTTtgaattttggttttttaaagtatGTTGTAAG GCAGAAACCGAATTACAGAGAGCTACCATGGATGCTACTCGAACAACACGTCATCTGGAGGAAACTATTGACaactttgaaaaacagaaaataaaggacataaag GTTTTCCGAAACTCTCTGTATCCACCTGATTATTCCTCTCGTTTGGATATCGTAAGAGCAAATTCAAAGTCACCTCTTCAGAGATCGCTGTCAGCTAAGTGTGTATCTGGAACAGGACAG GTATCCACCTGTCGACTAAGAAAGGATCAACAagcagatgatgatgatgatgaagagttagacattacagaagaagaaaattaa
- the CIBAR1 gene encoding CBY1-interacting BAR domain-containing protein 1 isoform X1, producing MLRRSLENRDAQTRQLQDAVTNVEKHFGELCQIFAAYVRKTARLRDKADLLVNEINVYASTETPHLKQGLKNFADEFAKLQDYRQAEVERLEAKVVEPLKAYGTIVKMKRDDLKATLTARNREAKQLTQLERTRQRNPSDRHVIVSFEFWFFKVCCKAETELQRATMDATRTTRHLEETIDNFEKQKIKDIKNIFSEFITIEMLFHGKALEVYTAAYQNIQKIDEEEDLEVFRNSLYPPDYSSRLDIVRANSKSPLQRSLSAKCVSGTGQVSTCRLRKDQQADDDDDEELDITEEEN from the exons ATGTTGAGGCGCAGCTTGGAAAACCG GGACGCTCAGACCAGACAACTGCAAGATGCTGTCACGAATGTGGAGAAGCATTTTGGAGAACTGTGCCAAATCTTTGCTGCTTACGTGCGGAAAACTGCCCGACTGAGAGACAAAGCAGACCTCCTGGTGAATGAAATCAACGTGTATGCCTCCACAGAGACCCCACATTTAAAGCAAGGCCTGAAAAACTTTGCTGATGAGTTTGCCAAACTTCAGGATTATCGCCAAGCAGAG GTTGAAAGACTTGAAGCCAAAGTAGTTGAACCTTTGAAAGCTTATGGAACCATTGTAAAAATGAAGCGG GATGACCTCAAAGCAACATTAACAGCAAGGAATCGAGAAGCTAAGCAGTTAACCCAGTTAGAAAGGACACGGCAGAGAAACCCATCTGATCGACACGTTATTGTATCCTTtgaattttggttttttaaagtatGTTGTAAG GCAGAAACCGAATTACAGAGAGCTACCATGGATGCTACTCGAACAACACGTCATCTGGAGGAAACTATTGACaactttgaaaaacagaaaataaaggacataaag aatATATTTTCAGAATTTATCACTATTGAAATGTTATTTCACGGCAAAGCTTTAGAGGTCTACACTGCTGCTTACCAAAATATACAAAAGATTGATGAGGAAGAAGATTTAGAG GTTTTCCGAAACTCTCTGTATCCACCTGATTATTCCTCTCGTTTGGATATCGTAAGAGCAAATTCAAAGTCACCTCTTCAGAGATCGCTGTCAGCTAAGTGTGTATCTGGAACAGGACAG GTATCCACCTGTCGACTAAGAAAGGATCAACAagcagatgatgatgatgatgaagagttagacattacagaagaagaaaattaa